Below is a genomic region from Pyrococcus kukulkanii.
TGGAGTTTTGCAGGAAAAGATTGAAAGTTTAGTTAAAATCATAAAGAAGGCCTATCCAGATGCTACTGTTATTCTCTTTGGCTCTAGAGCTAGGGGAGACTTTCTAAAGGATAGTGACTACGATTTGATAGTGGTTTCCAAAGCATTTGAAGGAAAGCAGTTCACGGACAGATCTACTGAAGTCCTGAAGTTGTTGTTTAAAGAGGGCATAGTTGGAGATTTTGAAATCCTCTGCTATACTCCCAAAGAGTTTGAAAGGAAGAAGAGAATGATAGGGATAGTTAGGGAAGCCCTAAAAGAGGGAATTATTCTTTGAATTGGAGAACGATCCAATGCCTATCTGCCTTTATCTTCATGGAAACTTTGTTCTTTCCCTC
It encodes:
- a CDS encoding nucleotidyltransferase domain-containing protein; amino-acid sequence: MQEKIESLVKIIKKAYPDATVILFGSRARGDFLKDSDYDLIVVSKAFEGKQFTDRSTEVLKLLFKEGIVGDFEILCYTPKEFERKKRMIGIVREALKEGIIL